The Humulus lupulus chromosome 3, drHumLupu1.1, whole genome shotgun sequence genome window below encodes:
- the LOC133824490 gene encoding uncharacterized protein LOC133824490 has translation MIFQDLIKNYGKTSTSSRCAIKIDLSKAYGTVDWEFLEDLLKALIFPMKFIDDLLLFCKGSLSAVRSVKEVLDEFASATGLSINFGKSHIFFGGVTSYDRTRIAHEINLTEGTFPLKYLGVPMRPTKWRHEDCEVIIQKFRLKIQNWASRHLSFAGRIQLINFVLLGLQNYWMTIFVLPQSIVKEIEKLCRGFLWGISGQRSKIHIPSWQKVCLPKAYGGLGFRDGASWNRAVLAKYVWAISAKPDLLWVKWINSIYLKRVNLWNYELKEDCSWYWRKLCRLKDRFKPAAILSAGAQGKFQSSRLYNSLLVQQRVVNSQLLTRDNLSRMHVHVTTMICPVCERNRDSYSHLFFYCILSQLLVKSIFDWLGSVAWPSDFNSWMVWLARARSGVSTAIVNMVFAAIIYSIWRNRNRCFHDGYSLTVMNLVQEEKYTTKFRLYIVSNSQISVKDQMYIRQLQCN, from the exons ATGATTTTTCAAGATCTCATCAAAAACTATGGGAAGACTTCTACTTCATCGAGATGTGCTATCAAGATTGATCTAAGTAAGGCCTATGGCACAGTAGATTGGGAGTTTCTTGAGGATCTGTTAAAAGCTCTAATATTTCCTATGAAATTCATAG ATGATTTGCTTTTATTCTGTAAGGGTTCTCTTTCAGCTGTTAGAAGTGTCAAGGAGGTTCTTGATGAATTTGCTTCTGCTACAGGGCTTTCCATCAACTTTGGTAAATCTCATATCTTTTTTGGTGGAGTCACTAGCTATGATAGAACTCGGATTGCCCATGAAATAAATCTGACAGAAGGTACGTTTCCTCTTAAGTACCTTGGGGTTCCCATGAGGCCTACCAAATGGAGACATGAAGATTGTGAGGTCATTATTCAGAAATTTCGTTTAAAGATTCAGAACTGGGCGAGTAGACATCTCTCCTTTGCTGGCCGCATTCAACTTATCAATTTTGTTCTGCTTGGGCTTCAAAACTATTGGATGACCATTTTTGTTTTACCTCAAAGCATAGTTAAGGAAATTGAAAAGCTCTGTAGGGGTTTTCTGTGGGGCATATCTGGGCAGAGAAGCAAGATACACATCCCCTCTTGGCAGAAGGTTTGCCTCCCCAAAGCCTATGGTGGACTGGGATTCAGAGATGGAGCAAGTTGGAACCGAGCTGTTTTAGCAAAGTATGTTTGGGCTATATCTGCTAAACCAGATTTGTTATGGGTTAAATGGATCAATTCCATTTATCTGAAAAGAGTTAATTTATGGAATTATGAACTGAAAGAAGActgtagctggtattggaggaagcttTGTCGTCTCAAGGATCGTTTTAAACCTGCTGCTATTCTCTCTGCTGGTGCGCAGGGGAAGTTTCAGTCTTCTAGATTGTATAACAGCCTTTTAGTCCAGCAAAGG GTGGTAAACTCTCAGCTTTTAACTAGGGACAATCTCAGTAGGATGCATGTTCATGTGACTACAATGATCTGTCCGGTTTGTGAGAGAAATCGTGACAGTtattctcatctttttttttactGCATTCTCTCTCAACTGTTGGTTAAAAGTATCTTTGATTGGTTGGGGTCTGTTGCTTGGCCTTCTGATTTTAATAGCTGGATGGTGTGGCTGGCTAGAGCTCGAAGTGGAGTATCAACTGCTATTGTGAATATGGTTTTTGCTGCTATCATTTACAGCATCTGGAGAAATAGGAATAGGTGTTTTCATGATGGTTATTCCCTAACTGTTATGAATCTAGTTCAGGAAGAAAAATACACAACTAAATTTAGGCTTTACATTGTGTCCAATAGTCAGATATCTGTTAAAGACCAAATGTATATACGACAACTTCAATGTAATTAG